In Planococcus versutus, the DNA window ACAGTGAAGAGGACTAGTAGTTTGTGTATTTTTGACAGAGAGCCGGCGGTTGGTGCAAGCTGGTAAAATGCGCAAATGAACTCGCCTTGGAGTCCGTGTATGTGAAACTAAGTAAGATACACCGTTTTCCGCGTTAAGGAATCAAGTTGAGCGAGTCATCGCTAATTTGGGTGGTACCGCGGGAAAATCCCGTCCCTTATTTCAAGGGACGGGATTTTTTTATTTTGAGGAGGAATCGAAAATGACATTCAAACACAAACTAGTTGAGAAAAAATGGCAAAAATATTGGCAAGACAATAAGACGTTTAAACTGGTGGATGACCTATCAAAACCAAAATTCTACGCACTAGATATGTTCCCGTACCCATCAGGTGCTGGACTTCACGTAGGACACCCAGAAGGCTATACGGCGACGGATATTTTAAGCCGAGTCAAACGCATGCAAGGGTACAACGTTCTTCACCCAATGGGCTGGGACGCATTTGGTTTGCCAGCAGAGCAATATGCTCTGGATACTGGAAATGACCCAGCTGAATTTACAGCTAAAAACATTGAAACTTTTAAGCGTCAAATTCAAGAACTTGGATTTTCTTATGACTGGGACCGTGAAATCAGCACAACAGATCCGTCTTATTACAAATGGACACAATGGATTTTTATTCAGTTGTATAACAAAGGACTGGCGTATGTTGACGAAGTAGCAGTTAACTGGTGCCCAGCACTCGGAACAGTTTTGGCAAACGAAGAAGTCATTGATGGCAAATCAGAACGTGGAGGTCATCCGGTTGAGCGTCGTCCAATGCGTCAATGGGTATTGCGTATTACGAATTACGCAGATCGTCTTCTTGAAGATTTAGAAGACTTGGATTGGCCGGAAAGCTTGAAAGACATGCAACGCAACTGGATTGGGAAATCAGAAGGTGCAGAGCTGGAATTCCAAGTTGCGGATACCGAACATTCTTTCCGCGCATTTACAACACGTCCAGATACAATTTTTGGTGCGACATACGCGGTACTAGCTCCTGAACATAAATTGGTAGCAGCGATTACAACAACAGATCAACAAGCAGCTGTTGAAAAATACATTGATGATGTTAAAACAAAAAGTGATTTGGAACGCACCGATTTGGCGAAAGACAAATCAGGTGTCTTCACAGGCGCTTATGCAATCAATCCAGCGAGTGGCGAAAAAATGCCGATTTGGATTGCCGATTATGTATTAGCAACTTACGGAACAGGTGCGATCATGGCAGTTCCGGCTCACGACGAGCGTGATTATGAATTTGCGAAACAATTCGATTTGCCGATTGTGGAAGTTGTATCAGGTGGCAATATCAAAGAAGAAGCCTATGCCGGCGACGGTGAATTGATCAATTCTGATTACCTTAATGGATTGAACAAAAAAGAAGGCATTGAAAAAGCCATTGATTGGCTAGTGGATAAAAAAGTTGGCGACAAGAAAATCACGTATCGTTTACGTGATTGGTTGTTTAGTCGTCAGCGTTACTGGGGAGAGCCGATTCCAATTATCCACTGGGAAGATGGCACGATGACACCCGTAGAAGAAAAAGACTTGCCATTGATGCTGCCAGTAACGACGGATATTAAACCGAGTGGAACAGGTGAGTCACCACTTGCCAATATTACCGATTGGGTCAATATTGTTCATCCAGAAACGGGTATGAAAGGTCGCCGCGAAACCAATACGATGCCACAATGGGCAGGAAGCTGCTGGTATTACTTGCGTTTTATCGATCCGACAAACGATGAAATGCTAGCAGACCCTGAACTATTGAAGCGCTGGTTGCCGGTAGATGTTTATATCGGTGGCGCCGAGCATGCTGTGCTTCACTTGCTGTATGCACGTTTCTGGCATAAAGTGCTTTATGATATCGGTGTAGTTTCAACAAAAGAACCTTTCCAAAAGCTATTTAACCAAGGTATGATTTTGGGTGAAGGAAACGAAAAAATGTCGAAATCAAAAGGCAATGTCGTGAACCCTGATCAAATTATCGAAAGCCACGGTGCAGATACATTGCGCATGTACGAAATGTTCATGGGCCCACTTGAAGCGTCCATTGCATGGTCAACAAATGGCTTAGATGGCTCTCGTCGTTTCCTTGATCGCATTTGGCGCTTGTTTATGGATGAAGAGCAATTGAGTGCGAAAATAACGGATGCAAATGATGGCAAGATGGAAAAAGTCTATCACCAAACCGTTAAGAAAGTGACAAATGACTTTGAAGGATTGCGCTTTAACACAGCCATTTCTCAAATGATGGTCTTTATTAACGAAGGCTATAAAGCTGATGGGATTCCGAAAGCATACGTAGAAGGTTTTGTTAAACTATTGTCACCAATCGCACCTCATCTAGCAGAAGAGCTATGGGAAAAATTAGGACATACAGAAACTGTAACTTACGAAAACTGGCCGGAGTACGACGAGTCGAAAATGATCGATGACGTTATCGAAGTAGTCGTACAAGTAAACGGCAAAGTGAAAGCAAAACTAGCCATTGCAAAAGACTGCACAAAAGAGGAAGCAGAAATAGCAGCTCTTGCAGACGACAATGTTCAAAAAGCAACAGAAGGCAAACAAGTTCGCAAAGTCATTGTGATTCCAGGGAAACTGGTTAACATTGTTGTAGGTTAACAACGAAAAGCAGAATCTTCCGGTAGCTCCGACAGGCTTAAGACAGACCGGCGAAGTGGCGTTTTTTGCCGCACAGCAGGGCTGACTTAAGACCCGAGGAGCTGGAAGATGGAGTCTAGACAAAGAAAAGCGGAGTCTTCTGGATGCATTTTAAAACGAATAACAAAAAGAAGCAGACTGGAATTTTTCCGGTCTGCCTCTTTTTGTTATTAAAAGTAGATTTTGGGTTCTCATATATCGCTCGGAGCGAGTTGATTTGAATTTTGAAGGTAGATTTAACGCCGCCAACACTTTTAAGTGAGGCTCTCAAGTTGGTGCTCTTGTGCATAACGAGCTGCGCTTTGACCAGCGACATTGCCCGTCACTAGGGCAGAAGTTATGTTGTAGCCACCAGTATAACCGTGAATGTCTAAAATTTCACCACAAAAATATAAACCAGGTTTCTTTTTAGAAGCCATCGTTTTGGGTTCGATTTCTTTAATGGAAACACCGCCGCCAGTTACAAACGCCTTTTCAATAGATTGTGTTCCGTTAACAAACATGGCAAATGCCGTTAGCTGTTGTGCCATAGCTCGAACTTTGTCACTTGGCAGTTCTGCACCAGTGAGCAGTGGATCAACAGCAGCTCGTTCCATCAAGAACAGCAACCAACGCTCTTGCGCCAAACTTTTCCAAACGTTTTTCAATGATTTTTTGGGTTCGTCTTTCATCATATTGTTTAGCAGTTGAAAGGCAGATTCTGTATTTTCATCCGGCAAGGTGTTAATACGCATTTCCACTGGTTGTCCACCATTTTTCTTCATTTCTTTCACGACGTATTGGCTGCAACGTAACACTGCAGGACCGCTCAATCCAAAATGAGTAAACAGCATATCCATTTGATGCGTAACTAGCGCTTTGCCTTTTTTGTTTAATACGGTGACAGCAGCATCTCGCAAAGCTAAGCCTTGAAGTTCACGGCTGACGATAAACGGTTCTTTTGATAAAAGCGGTACTTCGGTTGGATAAAGTTCTGTAACTAAATGACCTGCTTTTTCTGCCCACGGATAGCCATCTCCAGTAGAGCCAGTTTGCGGAACCGCTTTGCCTCCGACAGCTACAACCACTGCTTTCGCTGTATATTCTTCACCGGTATGAAGACGAACGCCGGTCACTTTTTCATCGGTCATCAATAATTTTTTAACAGGCGAATCCAATAATATGGTGACATGGAGTCGTTCCATTTCTTTAAACATCGCGTCTGCAACGTCTTGAGCACGGTTAGAAACGGGAAACATACGACCGTGATCTTCTTCTTTCAAGGCCACACCAAGTCCTTCAAAGAAAGAAATAATGTCTTCGTTATTGAATACAGAAAAAGGGCTGTGAAGAAAACGACCATTCCCTGGAATATGTTTGACAATTTCATCAAGTGGCAACCGATTTGTTACGTTGCAGCGTCCACCGCCAGAAATAATTAATTTTTTTCCTAATTTTTTTCCTTTTTCAATCAGTAAAACTTTTTGGTTAGTAGAAGCTGCGGCAATTGATGCCATTAAGCCAGAGGAACCTCCGCCTACGATTATAACGTCATACATAGAATAAGAACTCGCTTTCGTTTTTCTTTTAAGTATACACGATGTAGTGAAACACGTTGAGTAATTTCATCTATAGGTGTAAACTATCGTGTAGATTGTTTTTATTATGAACAAGTCAGGAAGTGTAAAATGTCGTCATTAATTAAAGGTACAGCCATCTTAACATTGGGTCTATTTTTGTCAAAAATACTTGGAGTTCTTTATATCATCCCGTTTTATAGCATGGTAGGAGAAGATAACATTGGACTTTATCAATATGCCTACATCCCGTATAACTTGATGTTGGCGCTAGCCATATCAGGTGCACCGATTGCATTTTCGAAATTTACCGCGAAATACAATTCTCTAGGTGATTACGAAACCGGTAGGCGCTTATTAAAGTCGGGTCTTTTGACTATGATGATTACTGGTTTTGTGTCGTTTCTTTTACTTTATATCTTTGCAGAACCACTAGCGCGCATCACCATTTCTGAAGACGAACTTATTTATTCAGTAGGCGACATTACGGAAGCCATTCGCTGGGTCAGTTTCGCATTAATCGTCGTTCCGTTTATGAGTTTATGGAGAGGATTTTTCCAAGGCTATAATTACATGATGCCAACCGCAGTGTCACAATTGGTTGAGCAAATTGTTCGGATTGTCTTCCTTTTAGGTGGGTCTTTTGCCGTTCTGTATATTTTTGACGGGACGCCAAAAACAGCGATTCAATTTGCTGTATTATCTGCTGCAGTTGGAGCGCTTGGAGGGATAGCCACATTGGGTTATTTCTGGAAAAAGAAAAAACCCGAATACAATCTATTATTAGCAAACTCGGTAGAATCGTATGACGTGACGTTACGTGATATGTACAAAGAAATTTTGATTTATGCCGTTCCAGTTATTTTCCTTGGAATTGCCAATCCTTTATTCCAATTCGTTGATTTAATGACGTTTAACCGAGCAATGAGCTCTGGTGGCAATTTCTCTGAAATCGATCTTCTTGGAATATTGAATTTGACTGCTCACAAACTAGTGATGATACCTGTAATGCTCGCTACTGGATTTTCAATGGCATTGATTCCATTGATTACTAAACACTTTACGCGGAAAGAGTATTTGCAAGTATCACGAACACTTGACCAGTCAATTCAGTTGCTGTTGTTCTTAACTTTACCTGCTGTTATCGGCATGACCATGTTGTCTGATGAGCTATACCACGTGTTTTATGAAGTCAGTGAGGTTGGTTCTGAAATTTTGGCGCATTACTTGCCAGTAGCAATTTTGTTTGCAGCATTCCCAGTAACGGCTTCTATCTTACAAGGAATCAATAAACAAAAATGGATCATTATTAACTTGTCTACTGGTCTATTACTAAAAGCAGTATTAAATACACCGTTAATCGAACGTTTTGAAACAGATGGCGCTATTGCGGCGACGATTATTGGTTATGTAGTGGCTATTGGTATGAACATGTTAGTGATTGTTAAAACAATGAATTACCATTCGCAAATGGTTGGAAGACGCGTAATTTTGATTGTTATCTTAAATATGATTATGGCAGGAGCCGTTTTCTTATCGCTATCTGGATTAGATTTGTTTATAGGAATGGACAATAAATTCTTATCAATGCTGCGCATACTTATAGTTGGTGGAGTTGGAATAATTGTTTATGGTTATCTTGGTCTTAAGACGGGACTCGCACAAAAATTGATGGGCTCGAAAATAACAAAAATTTCGCGGAAATTAGGCTTTTAGGAGTGACACAATGCGTGTAGATAAATTTCTTTCGAATATGGGATACGGTTCTAGAAAAGAAGTCAAAATTTTACTGAAATCAAAAGCAGTTGAAGTAAACGGAGAAATCGTCCGAGATCCGAAAATACATGTTAATGAACATGATGATATTGTTTCGATCGAAGGAGACGCGATTATATACACGGAGTTTATTTATTTAATGATGAATAAACCACAAGGTGTGATTTCAGCAACAGAAGACAAACACGACAAAACCGTTCTCGATTTATTGACTGAAAGTGAACATCATTTCGAGCCGTTTCCAGTCGGACGTTTGGACAAAGATACAGAAGGTTTTTTGTTGCTAACAAACGACGGCAAGTTGGCACACGAATTGCTCTCGCCTAAGAAGCATGTGGACAAAACGTATTTTGCACATGTCGAAGGAGTTGTAACCGAAGAAGATACAGACGCTTTTAAAACAGGTGTTGCACTCGGTGATGGATACGTGACAAAGCCTGCACATTTACGGATCCTAGAAAGTGACGCAGTTTCTAAAATTGAATTAACCATCACCGAAGGCAAATTCCATCAAGTTAAACGGATGTTTGAAAGCGTCGAAAAACGCGTAATCTATTTAAAGCGGTTGTCTATGGGACCGCTTAGTCTTGACCCGGACATAAATCTCGGTGACTATCGTCATTTAACAGCAGAAGAAGTAAGCAGGTTAAAAGATAGAAAATGATTTGATTTTTTAAAAGGCAAAGCTGATGCTGAGCGACTGCTTTATCTACAGAAAGCGAATAGTAAGTTTTAAAAACGACTCTTTAAACAAAGAAAATGACCGCATAACTGCGGTCATTTTCTTTGTTTAGGAATCTTCTAGGACGTCATTTTCACTTTTCGTTGCGTCGTTGTCCATTTGCCTCGAGTTGGACTGGACACCAAATCGTTAAAGGCTAACACATTCAAATCTCTTTGAATGGTGCGAGGAGTGATGCCAAATTCGTCAACAAGATCTTGCGTCGTTACAGTCCCATTCTCGAGAATGTACTTATACATGTCTTTAATTCGAATGAGCATTCGATCGGTTGTGGGTTTCATACTTGAACCACTCCTTCATCTTTTTTCCCATTGGCAATGACTAGCGGACGAGGTGCTGATAGTAGTGCAGCAAGTTTAAAATAGATGCCAAAGACAGCCCCTTTTCCTAAAAGATATGTCAATCTTACTAATCTGACAATTTCATTATAACGGAAAAACATTATTTTTTCTAGGAATTCCCTTCTATTTACACAAAATTTACAGGTAAAGACTGAATCTTTTCATCAAATTATAGACAATATCTTTAATTTGATGAAAAAAGGTGTACAATAGCCATAACAAAAAGGAGTGTGAACCATGGATTGGCTACAAGAAGCTAAAAAACGTGAAAAGACCATATTGAGTGAATTGCAAGCGTTAATTGCGATTCCCAGTATATTGAGCGAAGAGACAACACCAACAGCTCCTTTTGGTAAAGATGTCAAACAAGCATTAGAGTGGTTTTTAGAAAAAGGAAAAACGCGAGGCTATACGGTAAAAAATGTTGGAAATGTTGCAGGTCATCTGGAAATTGGCCAAGGAGAGGAACTGCTTGGCATTTTAGGACATGTTGACGTCGTCCCTGTTGGAAGCGGATGGACGAAAGAGCCATTCGGTGGAGAAATTCAGAACGGTCGACTTTATGGACGAGGGGCAATTGACGATAAAGGTCCAACTATAGCTGCTTGGACGGCACTCAATATGTTAAAAGATGCAGGAGTGGAATTTACAAAACGCGTACGCCTGATCATTGGAACTGATGAAGAAAGTGGATTCCGCTGTATGGACCGTTATTTTGAAACAGAAGAAATGCCTTCTATTGCCTTTACACCAGATGCGGATTTTCCTATCATCAACGCCGAAAAAGGAATCGCAACATTGGTGTTTTCAACATTTTCCATGCATGAAGATGCGATTTTAGAATCTTTTATTGCAGGTCACCGAACAAACATGGTGCCAGACAAAGCGACAGCTATTTTAAATGGCCAACTGGCAGAATGGCAAGAGGAGTTTAAAGCATTTTGTAAAGAGCATAACGTGACTGGAGTAGTCGAACAGCATAACGGCTCAACTGAACTAACGTTACATGGAAAGTCAGCACACGCTATGGAACCAGATGATGGCGTTAATGCAGGTATTTTGTTAGCATTATTTTTAAAGGATCGACTAGAAGGCGATGGTCAAAAATTTGTAGCTTTTGTCGCTGATATGTTTTACAAAGATTCACGAGGTCACAAAATTGGTTTGAATTATACAGATGACCAATCTGGTGATACCACATTCAATGCAGGAATTATTCGTTTTGAGAAAAAGAAAACAGCGATGATTACAGTCAGCATGAGGTATTCAATTAGTTAT includes these proteins:
- the leuS gene encoding leucine--tRNA ligase codes for the protein MTFKHKLVEKKWQKYWQDNKTFKLVDDLSKPKFYALDMFPYPSGAGLHVGHPEGYTATDILSRVKRMQGYNVLHPMGWDAFGLPAEQYALDTGNDPAEFTAKNIETFKRQIQELGFSYDWDREISTTDPSYYKWTQWIFIQLYNKGLAYVDEVAVNWCPALGTVLANEEVIDGKSERGGHPVERRPMRQWVLRITNYADRLLEDLEDLDWPESLKDMQRNWIGKSEGAELEFQVADTEHSFRAFTTRPDTIFGATYAVLAPEHKLVAAITTTDQQAAVEKYIDDVKTKSDLERTDLAKDKSGVFTGAYAINPASGEKMPIWIADYVLATYGTGAIMAVPAHDERDYEFAKQFDLPIVEVVSGGNIKEEAYAGDGELINSDYLNGLNKKEGIEKAIDWLVDKKVGDKKITYRLRDWLFSRQRYWGEPIPIIHWEDGTMTPVEEKDLPLMLPVTTDIKPSGTGESPLANITDWVNIVHPETGMKGRRETNTMPQWAGSCWYYLRFIDPTNDEMLADPELLKRWLPVDVYIGGAEHAVLHLLYARFWHKVLYDIGVVSTKEPFQKLFNQGMILGEGNEKMSKSKGNVVNPDQIIESHGADTLRMYEMFMGPLEASIAWSTNGLDGSRRFLDRIWRLFMDEEQLSAKITDANDGKMEKVYHQTVKKVTNDFEGLRFNTAISQMMVFINEGYKADGIPKAYVEGFVKLLSPIAPHLAEELWEKLGHTETVTYENWPEYDESKMIDDVIEVVVQVNGKVKAKLAIAKDCTKEEAEIAALADDNVQKATEGKQVRKVIVIPGKLVNIVVG
- a CDS encoding NAD(P)/FAD-dependent oxidoreductase; this translates as MYDVIIVGGGSSGLMASIAAASTNQKVLLIEKGKKLGKKLIISGGGRCNVTNRLPLDEIVKHIPGNGRFLHSPFSVFNNEDIISFFEGLGVALKEEDHGRMFPVSNRAQDVADAMFKEMERLHVTILLDSPVKKLLMTDEKVTGVRLHTGEEYTAKAVVVAVGGKAVPQTGSTGDGYPWAEKAGHLVTELYPTEVPLLSKEPFIVSRELQGLALRDAAVTVLNKKGKALVTHQMDMLFTHFGLSGPAVLRCSQYVVKEMKKNGGQPVEMRINTLPDENTESAFQLLNNMMKDEPKKSLKNVWKSLAQERWLLFLMERAAVDPLLTGAELPSDKVRAMAQQLTAFAMFVNGTQSIEKAFVTGGGVSIKEIEPKTMASKKKPGLYFCGEILDIHGYTGGYNITSALVTGNVAGQSAARYAQEHQLESLT
- a CDS encoding putative polysaccharide biosynthesis protein; this translates as MSSLIKGTAILTLGLFLSKILGVLYIIPFYSMVGEDNIGLYQYAYIPYNLMLALAISGAPIAFSKFTAKYNSLGDYETGRRLLKSGLLTMMITGFVSFLLLYIFAEPLARITISEDELIYSVGDITEAIRWVSFALIVVPFMSLWRGFFQGYNYMMPTAVSQLVEQIVRIVFLLGGSFAVLYIFDGTPKTAIQFAVLSAAVGALGGIATLGYFWKKKKPEYNLLLANSVESYDVTLRDMYKEILIYAVPVIFLGIANPLFQFVDLMTFNRAMSSGGNFSEIDLLGILNLTAHKLVMIPVMLATGFSMALIPLITKHFTRKEYLQVSRTLDQSIQLLLFLTLPAVIGMTMLSDELYHVFYEVSEVGSEILAHYLPVAILFAAFPVTASILQGINKQKWIIINLSTGLLLKAVLNTPLIERFETDGAIAATIIGYVVAIGMNMLVIVKTMNYHSQMVGRRVILIVILNMIMAGAVFLSLSGLDLFIGMDNKFLSMLRILIVGGVGIIVYGYLGLKTGLAQKLMGSKITKISRKLGF
- a CDS encoding pseudouridine synthase, with product MRVDKFLSNMGYGSRKEVKILLKSKAVEVNGEIVRDPKIHVNEHDDIVSIEGDAIIYTEFIYLMMNKPQGVISATEDKHDKTVLDLLTESEHHFEPFPVGRLDKDTEGFLLLTNDGKLAHELLSPKKHVDKTYFAHVEGVVTEEDTDAFKTGVALGDGYVTKPAHLRILESDAVSKIELTITEGKFHQVKRMFESVEKRVIYLKRLSMGPLSLDPDINLGDYRHLTAEEVSRLKDRK
- a CDS encoding DeoR family transcriptional regulator — encoded protein: MKPTTDRMLIRIKDMYKYILENGTVTTQDLVDEFGITPRTIQRDLNVLAFNDLVSSPTRGKWTTTQRKVKMTS
- the pepV gene encoding dipeptidase PepV; its protein translation is MDWLQEAKKREKTILSELQALIAIPSILSEETTPTAPFGKDVKQALEWFLEKGKTRGYTVKNVGNVAGHLEIGQGEELLGILGHVDVVPVGSGWTKEPFGGEIQNGRLYGRGAIDDKGPTIAAWTALNMLKDAGVEFTKRVRLIIGTDEESGFRCMDRYFETEEMPSIAFTPDADFPIINAEKGIATLVFSTFSMHEDAILESFIAGHRTNMVPDKATAILNGQLAEWQEEFKAFCKEHNVTGVVEQHNGSTELTLHGKSAHAMEPDDGVNAGILLALFLKDRLEGDGQKFVAFVADMFYKDSRGHKIGLNYTDDQSGDTTFNAGIIRFEKKKTAMITVSMRYSISYPFEDKVTAYKLENFVLEISSNSRPHHLDGNDSFIKTLQNAYEKQTGEKAELIAIGGGTYARVLDKGVAFGMLFPGEPDVAHQADEFVDIDNLIKATAIYAEAIYQLACKK